From a region of the Gordonia sp. PP30 genome:
- the pglX gene encoding BREX-2 system adenine-specific DNA-methyltransferase PglX, with protein MALATIDGTGLNTALKPQLALLTDDLRAKLSAEPALEQAWRDEHRRAVTEQRTAVSWTDWSEDQLTQAAVGWLLTSVFVRFCEDNRLLGDDAVWITHPDAVLRQRAVDAEQAFYRQHPDFSYREWLEQAFAALREFPATASLVDEHAALNLLAPSSDAIHQVLGFWRRTDDAGDLVWRFDDPQLSTRFLGDLYQDLSEYAKKKYALLQTPEFVEDFILDQTLEPALRDRPLEDFRVIDPTCGSGHFLLGAFARLTDRWHRQAPALPIRTRVNNALASVYGVDLNPFAVAIARFRLIVAALQACGESSLVNAPNFTLNLASGDSLLYGAEQGGATAFDYGDAAFDKDVVVSGFAYATEDVDRLRTFLAPGQYDAVVGNPPYITVKDKALNTRYREIYHYCKGKYALTVPFMEKFFDLAKPGDRAGWVGQITANSFMKREFGVPLIEQFLVGKDLRLVADTSGAYIPGHGTPTVILVGRNQSAVRDTVRAVLGIQGEPGAPANPAEGKVWSSIITHVDEPGYEDQWISVTDLPRENLREHPWSLSGGGAVELLAGVNAAATRKLGELVTRIGFFGVMGADAVMAVPAAMPTRAHLETATFRPLTVGDEVRDFALIPGEHAWFPYSDSHDLNPLISTPAAARYLWPFRTELGNRATFTKGTYFTDSRPWYEWHQLPKDPTPLSITFAFVATHNHFVLDRGGKVFKQSAPVIKLPEGATEDDHLRLLGTLNSSTACFWLKQNSHDKGNGGIGGGIASEEWERFFEFTGTTLKDFPLPSSAPLARTTRIDSLSHELAAQEPAAALESGGAASGIIDAARAEHARLRGLLIAEQEELDWEVYRNYGLIDEDLFLPVGQAPGISLGERTFEIALARKIAAGDAETAWFSRHGSTPITEIPAHWPAEYRELVERRLAVIESNPFIRLLERPEYKRRWAGESWDTKVQQALADWLLDRLEAPELWFTPQGTPQVRSVAELAGLVETDARFLTALDLWAGKRDAPVTDTLLALLKDEPVPYLAALRYKDSGLRKRAEWEQVWSLQRDEDAGLIQATDIPVPPKYSGADFVKQSFWSHRGKLDVPKERFISYPGAGRATDPTPLLGWAGWNHAQQGLALAAIYAQREQEGTALPELVPVVAGIAELMPWVRQWHSGVDPNLGVDLADYLAGQLAEKSAATGVPIPDLSAWRPPKATRGRQKKTG; from the coding sequence ATGGCGTTGGCGACCATCGACGGCACCGGCCTCAATACCGCCCTCAAGCCGCAGCTGGCCCTGCTGACCGACGATCTGCGCGCCAAACTCAGCGCCGAGCCGGCGCTCGAGCAGGCGTGGCGTGACGAGCACCGGCGCGCGGTCACCGAGCAGCGCACCGCCGTCTCCTGGACCGACTGGTCCGAGGACCAACTGACCCAGGCCGCCGTCGGCTGGTTGCTCACCTCGGTGTTCGTCCGGTTCTGCGAAGACAACCGGCTCCTCGGCGACGACGCGGTGTGGATCACCCACCCCGATGCCGTGTTGCGGCAGCGGGCCGTCGACGCCGAGCAGGCGTTCTACCGGCAGCACCCGGACTTCTCGTATCGGGAATGGCTGGAACAGGCCTTCGCCGCACTGCGTGAGTTCCCGGCGACGGCGTCGCTGGTCGACGAGCACGCCGCACTCAACCTCCTCGCCCCCAGCTCCGACGCGATCCACCAGGTGCTCGGCTTCTGGCGTCGGACCGACGACGCCGGCGACCTGGTCTGGCGGTTCGACGATCCACAGCTCTCCACCCGCTTCCTCGGCGACCTCTACCAGGACCTGTCGGAGTACGCGAAGAAGAAGTACGCGCTCCTGCAGACCCCGGAGTTCGTCGAGGACTTCATCCTGGACCAGACCCTGGAACCGGCCCTGCGTGACCGCCCACTGGAGGATTTCCGGGTGATCGACCCGACGTGCGGGTCGGGCCACTTTCTCCTCGGCGCTTTCGCCCGGCTGACCGACCGCTGGCATCGGCAGGCCCCGGCGCTGCCGATCCGCACCCGAGTGAACAACGCGCTCGCCTCGGTGTACGGCGTGGATTTGAATCCGTTCGCCGTCGCCATCGCCCGGTTCCGGCTCATCGTCGCCGCCCTGCAGGCGTGCGGAGAATCGTCTCTGGTCAATGCCCCGAACTTCACCCTGAACCTGGCCAGCGGCGACTCTCTGCTGTACGGCGCCGAGCAGGGTGGTGCCACCGCCTTCGACTACGGCGACGCCGCCTTCGACAAGGATGTCGTGGTCTCCGGCTTCGCCTACGCCACCGAAGACGTCGACCGACTGCGAACCTTCCTCGCGCCCGGCCAGTACGACGCCGTAGTCGGCAACCCGCCGTACATCACCGTGAAAGACAAGGCCCTCAACACCCGGTACCGGGAGATCTACCACTACTGCAAGGGCAAGTACGCCCTCACCGTTCCTTTCATGGAGAAGTTCTTCGACCTCGCCAAACCCGGTGACCGGGCGGGTTGGGTCGGGCAGATCACCGCCAACTCGTTCATGAAGCGCGAGTTCGGTGTCCCGCTGATCGAGCAGTTCCTCGTCGGCAAAGACCTGCGTCTGGTCGCCGATACGTCCGGCGCCTACATCCCCGGCCACGGCACCCCCACGGTGATCCTCGTCGGCCGCAACCAGTCGGCGGTACGCGACACGGTCCGTGCCGTCCTCGGCATTCAGGGCGAACCCGGCGCGCCGGCGAATCCCGCCGAAGGCAAAGTATGGAGTTCGATCATCACCCACGTCGACGAGCCCGGTTACGAAGACCAGTGGATCTCCGTCACCGACCTCCCCCGTGAGAACCTCCGCGAACACCCCTGGAGCCTTTCCGGTGGCGGTGCCGTGGAACTGCTTGCAGGTGTCAACGCCGCAGCCACCCGAAAACTCGGGGAACTCGTCACACGCATCGGCTTCTTTGGTGTCATGGGCGCGGACGCGGTGATGGCTGTTCCAGCGGCAATGCCGACGCGCGCACACCTCGAAACCGCAACCTTCCGGCCATTAACCGTCGGCGACGAAGTACGCGACTTTGCGCTCATCCCAGGGGAGCATGCATGGTTTCCATATTCAGACAGTCACGACCTGAACCCGCTCATATCCACTCCAGCAGCAGCACGGTACCTCTGGCCGTTTCGTACCGAACTTGGGAATCGCGCCACCTTCACCAAGGGAACCTACTTCACCGATTCACGTCCCTGGTACGAGTGGCATCAGCTCCCGAAAGATCCGACCCCCCTGTCCATCACCTTCGCCTTTGTCGCCACGCACAACCATTTCGTGCTCGACCGCGGCGGCAAGGTGTTCAAGCAGTCCGCGCCGGTGATCAAGCTGCCCGAGGGCGCCACCGAGGACGATCATCTGCGCCTGCTGGGCACCCTCAACAGCTCCACCGCCTGCTTCTGGCTCAAACAGAACAGCCACGACAAGGGCAACGGCGGAATTGGCGGAGGGATCGCGTCGGAAGAATGGGAGAGATTCTTCGAGTTCACTGGTACCACGCTGAAGGACTTTCCGCTGCCATCGTCGGCTCCGCTGGCTCGGACCACGCGAATCGATAGCTTGTCCCACGAGCTGGCGGCGCAGGAGCCTGCGGCTGCGCTCGAATCGGGTGGCGCAGCCAGCGGGATCATCGACGCCGCCCGCGCCGAGCACGCCCGGCTGCGCGGGTTGTTGATCGCCGAGCAGGAGGAGCTCGATTGGGAGGTGTACCGCAACTACGGGCTGATCGACGAGGACCTGTTCCTCCCGGTCGGGCAGGCCCCTGGGATCTCGTTGGGTGAGCGCACCTTCGAGATCGCCTTGGCCCGCAAGATCGCCGCCGGCGATGCCGAGACGGCGTGGTTCTCCCGCCACGGCTCCACCCCGATCACCGAGATCCCCGCGCACTGGCCGGCCGAATACCGCGAGTTGGTGGAGCGACGGCTGGCCGTCATCGAGTCGAATCCGTTCATCCGGCTGCTGGAGCGCCCCGAATACAAGCGGCGGTGGGCGGGTGAGTCGTGGGACACCAAAGTCCAGCAGGCCCTGGCCGATTGGCTCCTCGACCGGCTGGAAGCCCCCGAGTTGTGGTTCACGCCGCAGGGCACCCCGCAGGTACGGTCGGTGGCCGAGCTGGCCGGCCTGGTGGAGACCGACGCGCGGTTCCTCACGGCCCTGGATCTGTGGGCCGGTAAACGCGACGCCCCGGTCACCGACACTCTGCTGGCACTGCTGAAGGATGAGCCGGTCCCCTATCTGGCGGCCTTGCGCTACAAGGATTCTGGGCTGCGGAAACGTGCCGAGTGGGAGCAGGTGTGGTCGCTGCAGCGCGACGAGGATGCCGGACTCATCCAGGCCACCGACATTCCGGTGCCCCCCAAGTACAGCGGTGCCGACTTTGTGAAGCAGTCGTTTTGGTCGCACCGCGGCAAGCTCGACGTCCCCAAAGAGCGCTTCATCTCCTACCCGGGTGCCGGGCGCGCCACCGACCCCACTCCGCTGCTGGGCTGGGCCGGCTGGAACCACGCCCAGCAAGGCCTGGCATTGGCCGCCATCTATGCGCAGCGCGAGCAGGAGGGCACCGCGCTGCCCGAGCTGGTGCCCGTCGTCGCCGGGATCGCCGAACTGATGCCGTGGGTTCGGCAATGGCATTCCGGTGTCGACCCGAACCTCGGCGTCGACCTCGCCGACTACCTCGCCGGTCAGCTTGCCGAGAAATCTGCCGCCACCGGTGTGCCCATCCCCGATCTGTCGGCATGGCGCCCGCCGAAAGCGACGCGGGGACGACAGAAGAAGACGGGTTAG
- a CDS encoding uracil-DNA glycosylase, protein MAPAESDAGTTEEDGLAVVFRTVPGGIPHDVYHVKAKCPVLLEDLNLAQLTDPHAGVDDVSTYRARRTGIPCVLCLPELSDTLGSLTWTKECVILTDTNEEPGILLHWRRDQQKSWWGLVVCETDEGPICRALPQTRLRGRSAPGEPRVDSAAPPVMSYPAPVAQRGGDPAHRSLLLAGRYAPHVAPINEYVDNLVKMTGEWLPYVAPTYGGVNARLLSVFQDPGPKTRVEHGTGMLSVENPDPSAARYLNLLGGVDIDVAETQSWNAYPWYLGTTRNGPTDEQLRRGTPVLAGLCRLLPNLDVVLLHGKAAWRAWELLTKANPEIVAGVTAIKTYHTSPKVIAGKPPAERERRERRLAADFEQAKLLLDAASAVRNIPGPAMTDRAPEGPTAAPATVSREIVVPDAGEITVAVEPEGLLVYGDRELTRGYLARLTELTHRAIDVAEIDRKDLAAVLAHGAAAANIAAQRGHFVRLSPESLKLLQANGVVPGTGGYNRMFVQGAGGRIAGQLQWKQLPVGPAQAAAIQMFAMQMALKSAITAVEAAVAQVDTKVNQLLALIHAGRVGDVVGTYRTLQGAVDAFEENGRLLATDWEAIAHLGPSLAQVIARLHAHLAATADSLDPAAPITARAKTLHDAVGDKAFGDSLSLLVVAQEALYLWQVLRIERVRQTEGDDLTHAIKAARTLLADHARQDVELYAHTVEKLRAVREVKPLELARKSAIRDLRADTDTMRQQLDAFAEARRGQLIQWAAHNDPRLRDAVAEIGSRVVAGIGKPVNAIANRFVGPRPTQPQAPTTPKTLQVRRLPGKSRDGRPPQ, encoded by the coding sequence ATGGCGCCCGCCGAAAGCGACGCGGGGACGACAGAAGAAGACGGGTTAGCGGTGGTATTCCGGACAGTACCCGGCGGCATCCCGCACGACGTCTATCACGTGAAGGCGAAGTGCCCGGTCCTCCTGGAAGATCTGAACCTCGCCCAACTCACCGACCCGCACGCCGGTGTCGACGATGTCAGCACCTACCGGGCCCGTCGGACCGGCATCCCCTGCGTCCTTTGTCTACCTGAACTGTCGGACACTCTCGGGTCGCTCACCTGGACCAAAGAGTGCGTCATCCTCACCGACACCAACGAGGAGCCCGGAATCCTGTTGCACTGGCGCCGAGACCAGCAGAAATCGTGGTGGGGTCTGGTCGTCTGCGAAACCGACGAGGGACCGATCTGCCGGGCACTCCCGCAGACCCGACTCCGGGGTCGCTCGGCACCCGGGGAACCCCGCGTTGACTCAGCCGCACCGCCGGTCATGTCCTACCCGGCCCCGGTCGCCCAGCGCGGCGGTGATCCCGCCCATCGATCCCTGCTCTTGGCGGGACGCTATGCGCCGCACGTTGCGCCGATCAACGAGTACGTCGACAACCTGGTCAAGATGACCGGCGAGTGGCTGCCGTATGTGGCCCCCACCTACGGGGGCGTGAACGCCCGCTTGCTCTCGGTCTTCCAGGACCCCGGCCCCAAGACCCGCGTCGAGCACGGCACTGGAATGCTCAGTGTGGAAAACCCGGACCCGAGTGCCGCCCGATACCTGAACCTGCTCGGCGGCGTCGACATCGACGTCGCCGAGACGCAATCGTGGAACGCCTATCCCTGGTATCTCGGCACCACCCGGAACGGTCCGACCGACGAGCAGTTGCGGCGCGGAACGCCCGTACTCGCTGGACTGTGTCGGCTGCTGCCCAATCTCGACGTGGTCCTGCTGCATGGGAAGGCGGCATGGAGGGCATGGGAGTTGTTGACCAAAGCCAACCCCGAGATCGTCGCCGGCGTCACCGCGATCAAGACCTATCACACCAGCCCCAAGGTGATTGCTGGCAAGCCGCCCGCCGAACGGGAGCGTCGGGAACGCCGGCTCGCCGCAGACTTCGAGCAGGCGAAGCTGCTGCTCGACGCCGCGAGCGCTGTTCGGAACATTCCAGGTCCGGCGATGACAGATCGTGCCCCTGAGGGTCCGACCGCTGCGCCCGCGACCGTCTCGCGCGAGATCGTGGTCCCCGATGCCGGCGAGATCACGGTGGCGGTGGAGCCGGAAGGCCTGCTGGTGTACGGCGACCGCGAGCTGACTCGGGGCTACCTCGCGCGGCTCACTGAACTGACTCACCGCGCCATCGATGTCGCCGAGATTGACCGCAAGGATCTGGCGGCCGTGTTGGCGCACGGGGCCGCGGCCGCGAACATCGCCGCGCAGCGCGGCCACTTCGTGCGGCTGTCGCCGGAAAGCCTGAAGCTTCTGCAAGCCAACGGTGTAGTCCCGGGGACCGGTGGATACAACCGGATGTTCGTGCAGGGGGCGGGCGGCAGGATCGCCGGGCAACTGCAGTGGAAGCAGCTACCGGTCGGGCCCGCTCAGGCCGCGGCGATTCAGATGTTTGCCATGCAGATGGCACTCAAGAGCGCCATCACCGCGGTCGAAGCCGCGGTCGCGCAAGTGGACACCAAGGTGAATCAGCTCCTCGCCCTGATTCACGCCGGCCGGGTAGGCGATGTGGTCGGCACCTACCGGACGCTGCAAGGCGCCGTCGACGCCTTCGAAGAGAACGGACGCCTCCTCGCCACGGACTGGGAGGCCATCGCCCATCTCGGGCCGAGCCTGGCGCAGGTGATAGCGCGACTGCACGCCCATCTCGCGGCGACCGCCGACAGCCTCGACCCGGCAGCACCGATCACCGCTCGCGCCAAGACCCTGCATGATGCTGTGGGCGACAAGGCCTTCGGCGACTCCCTCAGTCTGTTAGTCGTCGCCCAGGAAGCCCTGTACCTGTGGCAGGTGCTGCGGATCGAGCGGGTTCGGCAAACCGAAGGCGATGACCTCACGCACGCGATTAAGGCAGCGCGCACCCTCCTTGCCGACCACGCTCGCCAAGACGTCGAACTGTATGCGCACACGGTCGAGAAGCTCCGGGCCGTTCGCGAAGTCAAGCCTTTGGAACTCGCGCGAAAGTCAGCCATCCGCGACCTGCGGGCCGACACCGACACCATGCGGCAGCAGCTCGATGCCTTCGCCGAGGCACGCCGCGGGCAACTGATCCAGTGGGCCGCCCACAACGATCCCCGGCTGCGCGACGCGGTCGCCGAGATCGGCTCCCGGGTGGTGGCTGGCATCGGAAAGCCGGTGAACGCCATCGCGAACCGCTTCGTCGGACCCCGCCCCACACAACCGCAGGCACCGACAACACCGAAGACCTTGCAGGTCCGCCGTCTGCCCGGCAAGTCCCGAGATGGGCGGCCGCCGCAGTGA
- a CDS encoding NERD domain-containing protein, which yields MALGDDRWIEVSKSAFPHEQEGLDLLRYVLPDAAPYRAWSNFEFLDNHGQWHEVDALVLGRRRLHLIELKHFQGVLRGDENNWVRTLPSGAQRTQRSPLLITRRKAQRLATRLEEKARQVAIETGMNPHEVRRALPFIQESVFLHASDFRADLPTIAMHGLFGADGFEDETNLPGIASRVLEPPSQSRPMREDLELIVVLALKELGVARRTTRDAGSWTITGPPLATGDDWQERLAHHKSSEKRGIARIVSFAPGTPTHSRAAAHRRMSREFSLLSALRHESIVAPEDLVQDDDGNTVLIYPVTEGLDPLDLVLVNTPLTAAQQLDILSQVAEALAYAHRNRVAHRGLGPSSVLIDAAALTSGTVSVKLVDWSWAGRIHSDDTTSVTTLGNTNATSGAADTDEVFQAPEERWSPDADRLALDIFSLGALAYFLLSGGQRPAHTRAGLLSRLQREQGLDLAAESAQFVDEQLRQLILRLTDPSVSRRVGIDPKTKRPTFGAQQVVAALADYRRDRQPSGGAAAADPLSPPIGAVLADRFEVHKLLGSGSTARGILVTDRRDDVQRVLKVGRDDAAATRLHDEADVLTALARQSPPVPGVVELIEGPLQLGERTALLLSDCGEQTLADVVRFTALAEAQLKAWGTDLLDALTALDAAGLTHRDIKPSNLGLTRAEERRVKYRLTLFDFSLSRTPVDQLDAGTPPYRDPFLGAGRRTAYDSAAERYAAAVVLYEMATSSTPAYGDGMSDPRVLTDDVAVVPEDFGTYSRTRAEALAAFFRTALARDSGARFDTTATMRSAWLAVFTAKRPAAPASITTGNTAPPPASPPAAPRPTGGGGAAEPYTSLEVLAVEFAKAAAAKPQTMRRQVTELILGSRDDAPDDPFVTYQVLVPLLDVTAGRIAQIFGEFPTLWTKNPRLAATVDQLHGRIVDFLASTGGVSTPDLLARELVGALTTADPSRAHRTGLGVLRLILASQASGTESALRLVRRQSTGSVAMIASAAVPPIARRLPAALAHEAQRLLSVAEGQGLHLVGAADAVRPLQSVTAGVFDISAGQVEIPGYVLLRLAADSSTEVTLSARDELHSPALPIADALRLVLTGLSQADSFSPKELRSRLAARFPQLSKRLPARPELDDLIATVTPGMSWLGEIERYGFADAQSRYTHVPTHKSFSGTPAVRDASTTDLDRVIRESLREPAFRAFGVPMHASDQVAAALVTQFGATHIDVTELLLTELHRRADQRNIAWDQILAADAGAAADREGLQGFVAQAVPTLVDAVRAVDGPVVLTDLSTLAAYGQLGVLQEWVDISHHIPHPVWALIPQPAESGGAPGAVVDGTTLPRSTPAQFVLVDEPSLRDLLTRERITSKENA from the coding sequence GTGGCACTCGGCGACGACCGGTGGATCGAAGTCTCCAAGTCGGCTTTCCCCCATGAGCAGGAGGGGCTGGACCTGCTCCGGTACGTCCTGCCGGATGCGGCTCCGTATCGGGCCTGGTCGAACTTCGAGTTCCTGGACAACCACGGCCAATGGCACGAGGTCGACGCGCTGGTCCTCGGCCGGCGACGCCTGCATCTGATCGAGCTCAAGCACTTCCAAGGGGTCCTGCGCGGCGACGAGAACAATTGGGTGCGCACCCTGCCCAGTGGTGCGCAGCGCACCCAGCGTTCGCCGTTGCTCATCACCCGACGCAAAGCACAGCGTCTCGCCACCCGCCTGGAAGAGAAGGCGCGCCAGGTCGCGATAGAGACGGGGATGAACCCGCACGAGGTCCGGCGGGCGCTGCCGTTCATTCAAGAGTCGGTGTTCCTGCACGCCAGCGACTTCCGCGCCGACCTCCCCACCATCGCCATGCACGGCCTGTTCGGCGCCGACGGCTTCGAGGATGAGACGAACCTTCCCGGCATCGCCAGCCGCGTGCTGGAGCCGCCCTCACAGTCCCGGCCGATGCGCGAAGACCTCGAGTTGATCGTCGTGCTGGCTCTCAAGGAGCTGGGTGTGGCCCGTCGCACCACCCGGGACGCCGGCTCGTGGACCATCACCGGCCCCCCGCTGGCCACCGGCGACGACTGGCAAGAACGGCTCGCCCACCACAAGAGCAGCGAGAAGCGGGGCATCGCGCGCATCGTGTCGTTCGCACCCGGCACCCCCACGCATTCTCGCGCGGCGGCGCACCGCCGGATGTCGCGCGAGTTCTCGCTGCTGTCGGCGCTGCGGCACGAGTCGATCGTCGCGCCTGAAGATCTGGTGCAAGACGACGACGGCAACACGGTCCTCATCTATCCGGTCACCGAAGGCCTCGACCCACTCGATCTGGTCCTGGTGAACACCCCGCTGACGGCCGCACAGCAACTCGACATTCTGTCGCAGGTCGCCGAGGCACTGGCGTATGCACACCGGAACCGGGTCGCCCACCGAGGGCTGGGGCCCTCATCGGTCCTGATCGACGCGGCCGCCCTGACATCCGGCACCGTGTCGGTCAAGCTGGTGGATTGGTCGTGGGCCGGCCGGATTCACAGCGACGACACAACGTCGGTGACCACGCTGGGCAACACCAATGCCACCTCCGGGGCCGCCGACACCGATGAGGTGTTCCAGGCGCCGGAGGAACGCTGGTCACCCGACGCCGACCGGCTCGCCCTGGACATCTTCTCCCTCGGCGCCCTCGCCTACTTTCTGCTCTCCGGTGGGCAGCGCCCCGCCCACACCCGTGCTGGTCTGCTCAGCCGTCTGCAACGCGAACAGGGTCTGGACCTGGCGGCCGAATCCGCACAGTTCGTCGACGAGCAACTCCGCCAGCTCATCCTGCGCCTCACCGACCCGTCGGTATCGCGGCGCGTGGGGATCGATCCCAAGACCAAGCGCCCGACTTTCGGTGCGCAGCAGGTGGTTGCCGCGCTCGCCGACTATCGCCGCGACCGGCAACCGTCCGGCGGCGCCGCAGCCGCCGACCCGCTCTCGCCGCCGATCGGCGCGGTCCTCGCCGACCGGTTCGAGGTGCACAAACTGTTGGGCTCGGGATCCACCGCCCGCGGTATCCTGGTGACCGATCGCCGTGACGATGTACAACGGGTCCTCAAAGTGGGTCGCGACGACGCCGCCGCGACCCGACTGCACGACGAAGCCGACGTGCTGACCGCGCTCGCCCGCCAGTCCCCGCCGGTACCGGGTGTGGTGGAACTGATCGAGGGGCCGTTGCAGCTCGGCGAGCGTACCGCTCTGCTGTTGAGCGACTGCGGCGAGCAGACCCTCGCCGACGTGGTCCGCTTCACCGCGCTGGCCGAAGCGCAGCTCAAAGCGTGGGGCACCGATCTGCTCGACGCGCTGACCGCCCTCGACGCGGCCGGCCTCACCCACCGCGACATCAAACCATCCAACCTCGGTCTCACCCGGGCCGAGGAACGACGAGTCAAGTACCGGCTGACCCTCTTCGACTTCTCCCTCTCCCGGACCCCGGTCGATCAGTTGGACGCCGGCACCCCTCCGTACCGGGATCCGTTTCTCGGCGCCGGACGGCGCACCGCCTACGATTCGGCGGCCGAACGGTACGCGGCCGCGGTGGTCCTCTACGAGATGGCCACCAGCTCTACCCCCGCTTACGGCGACGGGATGAGCGATCCGCGGGTGCTCACCGACGATGTCGCGGTGGTGCCCGAGGATTTCGGCACCTACTCGCGCACCCGCGCCGAGGCCCTGGCAGCCTTCTTCCGGACCGCGCTCGCCCGCGACTCCGGCGCCCGCTTCGACACCACGGCCACCATGCGCTCGGCCTGGCTGGCGGTGTTCACCGCGAAACGCCCAGCCGCGCCGGCCTCGATCACCACCGGCAACACCGCACCGCCACCGGCGTCCCCGCCCGCAGCGCCTCGCCCGACGGGCGGCGGCGGCGCGGCCGAGCCGTACACCTCCCTGGAGGTGCTGGCCGTCGAGTTCGCCAAGGCGGCGGCGGCCAAGCCGCAGACCATGCGGCGCCAGGTCACCGAACTGATTCTGGGCAGCCGGGACGACGCCCCGGACGATCCGTTCGTCACCTATCAGGTCCTGGTGCCGCTGCTCGACGTCACGGCCGGCCGGATCGCGCAGATCTTCGGCGAGTTCCCGACCCTGTGGACCAAGAACCCCCGGCTGGCCGCCACCGTCGACCAACTGCACGGCCGGATCGTCGACTTCCTCGCCTCGACCGGCGGGGTCAGCACCCCCGATCTGTTGGCGCGGGAGTTGGTCGGAGCACTCACCACCGCGGATCCGTCGCGTGCCCATCGCACCGGACTCGGCGTGCTGCGGCTCATTCTGGCCTCGCAGGCCAGCGGCACCGAGTCTGCGTTGCGATTGGTGCGCCGCCAGTCGACCGGATCGGTCGCGATGATCGCCAGCGCCGCGGTTCCCCCCATCGCCCGCCGCTTGCCGGCCGCGCTGGCCCACGAGGCGCAGCGCCTGCTGTCCGTCGCCGAGGGACAGGGCCTGCATCTGGTGGGCGCCGCCGATGCGGTTCGGCCGCTCCAGTCGGTGACGGCCGGGGTCTTCGACATCAGTGCCGGGCAGGTGGAGATCCCCGGCTATGTGCTGCTCCGGCTGGCCGCCGACTCGTCGACGGAGGTGACGCTGTCAGCGCGTGACGAACTGCATTCGCCTGCGCTGCCGATCGCCGATGCACTGCGCTTGGTTCTCACCGGCCTGTCGCAGGCCGACTCCTTCAGCCCGAAGGAGTTGCGCTCCCGGCTGGCCGCACGCTTCCCGCAGCTGTCCAAGCGACTGCCGGCCCGCCCGGAGCTCGACGATCTGATCGCGACGGTGACGCCCGGCATGAGTTGGCTCGGCGAAATCGAACGCTACGGTTTCGCCGATGCCCAGAGCCGCTACACGCACGTGCCGACTCACAAGTCGTTCAGCGGCACGCCGGCGGTGCGCGACGCGTCCACCACCGACCTGGATCGGGTGATCCGCGAGAGCCTACGCGAGCCCGCATTCCGGGCGTTCGGAGTGCCGATGCATGCGTCCGATCAGGTCGCGGCCGCACTGGTCACACAGTTCGGGGCGACCCACATCGACGTGACCGAACTGCTTCTGACGGAACTGCACCGGCGGGCCGATCAGCGGAACATCGCCTGGGATCAGATTCTGGCCGCCGATGCCGGCGCCGCCGCCGACCGCGAAGGGTTGCAGGGTTTCGTCGCCCAGGCAGTGCCGACTCTGGTCGACGCGGTACGCGCGGTGGACGGCCCCGTGGTGCTCACTGACCTGTCCACCCTGGCCGCCTACGGCCAACTCGGCGTCCTGCAGGAGTGGGTCGACATCTCACACCACATCCCCCATCCGGTGTGGGCGCTGATCCCGCAGCCGGCAGAATCCGGCGGCGCGCCCGGCGCCGTGGTCGACGGCACCACCCTGCCCCGCTCCACCCCGGCGCAGTTCGTTCTGGTGGACGAACCGTCTCTACGTGATCTGCTCACCCGCGAGCGCATCACCTCGAAGGAGAACGCATAA